The following coding sequences lie in one Panicum virgatum strain AP13 chromosome 6N, P.virgatum_v5, whole genome shotgun sequence genomic window:
- the LOC120679050 gene encoding uncharacterized methyltransferase At1g78140, chloroplastic-like isoform X2 encodes MAALGAATTPAAAPAAPRGNNRHPRHRVAARRGRAAPARRLELRAGVSPAVTADAPDEAAAEPLVEPAPETKLSKLACPICYYPLVSASDQSGDASSLECSTCKKVYPDKQDYWDLTVAVGSSEYSESMPAATELFRTPLVSFLYERGWRQNFIWGGFPGLEREFEMAKTYLKPTIGGTVVDASCGSGLFSRLFVKSGLYSLVVALDFSENMLKQCSEYIKQENISDERLALVRADISRLPFVSGSIDAVHAGAAIHCWPSPACAYISQITGNNTFLSEVEFEDLCKACGLVDFKFVRNGFYIMFSATKTS; translated from the exons ATGGCGGCGCTGGGCGCCGCGACCACCCCCGCAGCGGCTCccgcggcaccgcgcggcaACAACCGGCACCCGCGGCACCGCGTCGCGGCCCGCCGTGGCCGGGCCGCcccggcgaggaggctcgagCTGCGCGCGGGCGTCTCACCCGCCGTCACAGCCGACGCGCCCGACGAGGCGGCCGCG GAACCTCTGGTGGAACCGGCGCCGGAGACGAAGCTGAGCAAGCTGGCGTGCCCAATCTGCTACTACCCCCTCGTGAGCGCGAGCGATCAGTCAGG TGATGCTTCGAGTCTCGAGTGTTCGACCTGCAAAAAGGTGTACCCCGATAAGCAGGATTACTGGGACCTTACTGTGGCAGTTGGCTCGTCCGAGTACTCGGAGTCCATGCCGGCAGCAACTGAATTATTCAG GACTCCGTTGGTATCATTTCTTTACGAGAGAGGATGGCGCCAAAATTTCATATGGGGTGGTTTCCCAGGCCTAGAGAGAGAG TTTGAAATGGCGAAAACTTATTTGAAGCCGACAATTGGAGGGACTGTTGTTGATGCAAGTTGTGGAAGTGGCCTGTTTTCAAGATTATTTGTTAAGAGCGGACTATATTCTCTTGTTGTGGCACTAGATTTCTCAGAGAATATGTTGAAGCAATGCAGTGAATACATCAAGCAGGAAAACATTTCAGATGA GAGATTAGCATTGGTGAGAGCGGACATATCCAGGCTCCCTTTTGTGAGTGGCTCAATTGATGCTGTGCATGCAGGTGCTGCAATTCATTGTTGGCCATCCCCAGCTTGTGCT TACATTAGCCAAATCACTGGCAATAATACCTTCTTATCTGAAGTGGAGTTTGAAGATCTTTGCAAAGCGTGTGGCCTGGTTGATTTCAAATTTGTCAGAAACGGATTCTATATAATGTTCTCCGCTACTAAAACAAGCTAA
- the LOC120679050 gene encoding uncharacterized methyltransferase At1g78140, chloroplastic-like isoform X1: protein MAALGAATTPAAAPAAPRGNNRHPRHRVAARRGRAAPARRLELRAGVSPAVTADAPDEAAAEPLVEPAPETKLSKLACPICYYPLVSASDQSGDASSLECSTCKKVYPDKQDYWDLTVAVGSSEYSESMPAATELFRTPLVSFLYERGWRQNFIWGGFPGLEREFEMAKTYLKPTIGGTVVDASCGSGLFSRLFVKSGLYSLVVALDFSENMLKQCSEYIKQENISDERLALVRADISRLPFVSGSIDAVHAGAAIHCWPSPACAVAEISRVLRPGGVFVASTFVADVIPPAIPILRIGRPYISQITGNNTFLSEVEFEDLCKACGLVDFKFVRNGFYIMFSATKTS, encoded by the exons ATGGCGGCGCTGGGCGCCGCGACCACCCCCGCAGCGGCTCccgcggcaccgcgcggcaACAACCGGCACCCGCGGCACCGCGTCGCGGCCCGCCGTGGCCGGGCCGCcccggcgaggaggctcgagCTGCGCGCGGGCGTCTCACCCGCCGTCACAGCCGACGCGCCCGACGAGGCGGCCGCG GAACCTCTGGTGGAACCGGCGCCGGAGACGAAGCTGAGCAAGCTGGCGTGCCCAATCTGCTACTACCCCCTCGTGAGCGCGAGCGATCAGTCAGG TGATGCTTCGAGTCTCGAGTGTTCGACCTGCAAAAAGGTGTACCCCGATAAGCAGGATTACTGGGACCTTACTGTGGCAGTTGGCTCGTCCGAGTACTCGGAGTCCATGCCGGCAGCAACTGAATTATTCAG GACTCCGTTGGTATCATTTCTTTACGAGAGAGGATGGCGCCAAAATTTCATATGGGGTGGTTTCCCAGGCCTAGAGAGAGAG TTTGAAATGGCGAAAACTTATTTGAAGCCGACAATTGGAGGGACTGTTGTTGATGCAAGTTGTGGAAGTGGCCTGTTTTCAAGATTATTTGTTAAGAGCGGACTATATTCTCTTGTTGTGGCACTAGATTTCTCAGAGAATATGTTGAAGCAATGCAGTGAATACATCAAGCAGGAAAACATTTCAGATGA GAGATTAGCATTGGTGAGAGCGGACATATCCAGGCTCCCTTTTGTGAGTGGCTCAATTGATGCTGTGCATGCAGGTGCTGCAATTCATTGTTGGCCATCCCCAGCTTGTGCT GTTGCTGAAATCAGTAGAGTCCTTCGCCCAGGGGGAGTTTTTGTTGCTTCTACATTTGTAGCAGATGTTATTCCGCCAGCTATCCCGATACTGAGGATCGGACGCCCA TACATTAGCCAAATCACTGGCAATAATACCTTCTTATCTGAAGTGGAGTTTGAAGATCTTTGCAAAGCGTGTGGCCTGGTTGATTTCAAATTTGTCAGAAACGGATTCTATATAATGTTCTCCGCTACTAAAACAAGCTAA